In Pyrus communis chromosome 15, drPyrComm1.1, whole genome shotgun sequence, the genomic stretch TTTCTGGTAGACTCTCTTCCGGGAAAGGAAAAACGTGGTTCTTCAATCGTGTCCAACTGCTTGGCTCCACGAACACCAACAGGAAGACAAGTGTTTTCCGTGCCAATTAACCCAACGAACCTATTCAACTCATCTAAACGCATACCATTCTCCCCAAAACTGTTGATACTGTAAAGTGATTCATTCAGCCTCACTGCAACACACAAAAGCAAATGGATTTAGACTGACTAATCAAGTAATAATATATACCAATACCAATAGAGCGTTTCTCGCCAAACCAACATAAAACTAAAGAAATGAAGGTAGCATGTAAGTACGATGGTCTTTTTTACCATTCTTCCTAACACTATCCACAAACCATCCAATGGTAACAATAGAGAGACCATTTTTTGATCCATGCTTCTGAGCATGCTCAAACTTGCGTCCACCGAAGCTGTAAAACTAGTTAAAGATTGCACTCAAGCCTTACAATTTACACAAATAATAACACCAAATGTATCAAAACACTGATAAATTTCTCCCAAATATTAatataccaaaaacaaaacaaaaaacagaaagtTCGATAATTTCGAAAATTAAGGATATTTGGACCACCAAATGGGTACATTGAGGATCCAACTGAGTGCTATACTGGCCACTTAATCTCAAAGTTGCTTCCTTGACTTGTTTCCTTGCTTCTGCCAAAGCAACAATGACAATTATTAACAGCtacaaattctaaaaaaaatataaatatgaaaacACATTCAATCCATCACATTGTCTTCTTTTACCTTTGGATAGGCCAGTAACGCAGATAACAAGGCCGGCAAAGGGTCCGCCGCCTGATCGAGCCACCGCCTCCGACCCAACAGAGGATACGGCCGGCGATGCTGGCTCAAATGGTTGCAGAGCTTTAGAGGAAGGCAATGGAGATGGTAACCCAACAGACAGCCAAGAGCAACCATTGCTCTTCACCACTTCCACTCTTCCACCGGCACCGCCACCCATTACAAATTCACCATTACCCACCAAGTCTCCGTTAGACTTTCCgataaaaaatgtaaataaattttaCGGTGAAATTAACACCAGCATTCCATGAACTtagaaaaaaatcagaaaaatctcaAAAGGGTAAGTGGAAAAAAGGACAAAGAACAAGAATTGATGGGTGCGCGGGAAAAAAAAGCGTTTTTGAATGAAGTAAAAATTGAGCAAACCCAATtgagaaatggaagaaatgatGCGACCCAGCAacgaaaattgaagaaaaaaattgcagaGGTGGAGGAATAAGAATCTTATAGGAAAGGGAAGAAGATAAAGCAATCAAAGTGGTTGGCAGGCaatgagaggaagagagagatatTCAGAGAGGTTGCAGACAAAGAGTGAATTTTGGGTCGGGAGACTGCACAAGTAAATTCGCTTTCGAACACAAAACAAACGGAATGACTGAAAGAATCTGAAAAAGATGGATTCtttagggggagagagagagagagagagagcgaaaaAAGAGAGTTTTTGAATTACGTGCCGTTTGTTTAAGATTTTGAGTATTTACTTACTTTATTTGCTCTCTTTTTAGCAAAGTTTGGTTCGAGGAAACGGGAATTGCAACTTGCAACGCAAATTGCAAAGCGAATTCAAAGTGCCAGCGAGGCTTTGGTCAAAACGCTTTTTGTTTTCTCAATTGGGCCTGTGATTTTGTTTCATGGGTTGGCAATTGGCATCTTTTTATTCCATATATCATTGTAGCGgtgtatttaaattaattatgagtttaatattataatttagattgatattttttttttagtattttttgcTTGCAATCAGTCgtacatcaaaatataactcTAGTTATACATCTTgcacattcttttttatttagtgATGATAGAATACCATATTTCGTAGACTACAATCATCTCTTTATTAGACATATaatttagatgtggtttacaaaGCGTGATTTTctagcatttttcttatcatttttggTCATCGtattgaacaaaaattaaatgaaaacaaTAGAGATGCGTAAGAAATTAAATACGGTGGTTTCCATAGTACCAATTTTCGCATAACTTAAGCTACTTAATCAAGATAATATTTCGTTCCGTTGTATTGGAGTTCAAATTTCCTAGCTGATGTTTAAAAAGAATTAACCTCGGTTCTAGGTATTTGGTGGGGGATGCTGTAAAATTGTCTATAAAAACTTACGCACAATGTATTTCGATTGCATTGGTACCACGGCTGAAAGAAACAATGTGGACAATTTGCGGTCACTATTGTTTTGGTGGAAATTCAATAGCTGTCCTTTCGGATGTCAATCATTTTCCACGAATTGATTGACACCTTTTGCATTGGGAGAGATTTTCCAATTGACGAAAACACTATCCGATATATTAAATATCATAATATAAGTAGTTGAAAAttcgaaattttttttcaaactcacttgtattataatatttaaatatcAAATCGTGTTTTTAACACGCTAAAAAATTTCTCTGGCTTTGGATCATCTACAAGTTGACCCCAAATTATTTAATGACCAAACTCTAATATGAACTTAAGTTTAGGGATGTAACGTGCaaccaaataaataatttcatgaTTTGACTCCATGATGGTGACCACTGAGATAAACAATTAGTCGTGTCATTTTAGTTTGTCTACAATTATTATGATATCATGGATGATGAGTTATAACAacactaaaacaagtgctacaATTAGTCGTCCACACGCTTATCTTGACTTACGGTTTCCACAAACATAAACGGCCAAAATCAACCTTCCGGGTGCGCATGCGCTACTAAACCGAGCATTTAAGCTATGAAAGTGACATTATATAATCAACACGAGAACAAGGAACAAGAACATACTTGGATAATATTAACAGAAAACGTGGCAACCTGGTAAGTAACTCCATAGGAATCAAAGAAATGGAGCAATACACAAAACCATACAATGCAGGTTCAAAAAAATGGGTCAAAAAATCAAATGGggtctttcttcttttcctatCTCTCTGGAGTGAGGTTCGGGTTGAAGAAAGAGAAGCGAATACAGGGCACACCAATCATATCGAACACCGCAATTCTCAATGAATTCTCAGGCAAGCAGTGGTAGTCGGGCAGCAATATGGTAGTTATCAGCAGTCAGTCACTCAATCTTCTTGGAAGTATAGAATTTTTTTACAATATCCGATTTCAATTTGCATCCACGAGAGAGAGCTTCGAGGACCATGTCGTCAATTTTTTGCTCTTCCTTCTCATACACGTAGAAAACTATGAAGGCAGTGGGAACTCCTGGAACAATAATAAAACAAAGACACTAAGGGTCAAGGCAGGGCAGAAAGAAATTTTTTGATGCCTAAACTACCAAAGGATGAGTGATGTCAGTCCAAAGAAATATTAAAGTACCCCCCATGACCATCCAACCAAGTCCGTACTCGGCTAAATTATCTGGTGTAAGAATCATCAAATGACGGGTTCTTTAAAATTTACACCATATCCTGCTGAGACTAGTTCACGAACAGCTTATCCCAAAAACAGGCAATTGGAAGAAATTTAAATACCATAAATTCAATGTCCTAAACATTGGTTTGTTCATTAATTACCCAAACCAGTTTTTCAGACTTCCAAACTTCCCTTCTATTTTCTAGatgaattttaatgattttctATATAAAACAGGACCGAATTTCAGAATGTCAGAAGTTTTAATATGGTtcaaagttcaaataaaatcCCGATGCCTTGAATTCTGCGAGTGAGTGAAAGAGAGAAGGTAGATACCTATAACATATAAGTTCTGAAGTGAAAATGCTCCAAGGAAGCTAAGAACCAGTAGGGTGAGAGTAACCTACGACATCACCAGTAAATATAAAGTATACGTcagaaaagaagagaacaaAAGGACGAAGAGAGCTGCAACTCTTCAAATTACTAGTATATGCATTCTGCACCTCTTCAGGCACATTCCAGGCCAGTTTTGGACCTTAAAAGTAATGCATCAATGCAATATGTGAACTTATACACTATCAAAAGAATATATAGCTGGAAGCACAAAAGAAGATGGGAACAGCAGATAGATACCTTAAGGAACAAAATCCCATCATTTCCCTTGCCAAGAGATTTCAATGTTTTAACAGATGCATTCCATGATGAAGCCACAGACTTGGCAATTTGTTGCGACGTCTCTTCTGATAAGTGGAAATGTGATGACTGAAGCTTCTCAATTTTGTATCCTAATCTGGAGCAGTgacattttttttgtagttaGAAGTCAGCTTCACTTAATTATGAGAGACGAGGAAAACATCAGTTTTCGAACAGAGCAGCTAAAGAATATGAATACAAGAAGGGGCATAAACCATACATCTTTTCTGGTAAAACAGCATGAATGAACACGAATACTGAAGCTACCAGGAGAACCTTTGAAAGCATAGTAATAATTGTAGATCCAGGTACAACGAAGTTGTAGTAGATTGCAATCAAAACAAATAACGCCTTGAAGGTCTGTTTTTTATCCTTCCAGAGTAATGTGTCAGCAACTGTCAAAACCATAAGTGCAACACATGAGTGCATGTATACTTTTATTTTGCGCATGCTGAGTCAATCATAAGATGTCATTATGCCTGAATTTAGTTTACTTATAAAAAACACAGTTCAGTtaacttataaaaaaatcaaagtaaGGTGAGTAGAAACTGAAGATTCATACCCCTTCCGCTTCCAAGATATATTGACGCTTTAGATGGCCCTCCTCTTTTCTGTAGATGTTCAGCCCTCAAATGTGGGTATGCCTCGATTGTCCTTTTCAGACCCTCCTGAATAAAGTAAATACCAGTGTGTCACAAGAAAGTACTTTATCCAGAATTTGAACATAAAATGCACAATGACACGATGAGAGTACTTAGACCTTTTTAATTACTAAGTGCTCACCAATAGGAGATATAAGTTTAATGACGCATTCCGTATTCTAATATAGCACAGCCAACATCCTAATCACAGATTCAAATGTTCAAGGTGGTGAAGGTGTGAAAGAGAAGAATATAAATGTTGGATGATCCACCATCTAGAGTGCTCAGCGCAATTCTCTTGTATTAACCAAAGGACTTATCActctttttatgaaaaaatattGAACCTGAAGCGATACGATGGGTGTGTAGCCAATTCGATCCTGTGCCTTCGAACATTTAAAAGATCGGGTGCAAGAGAGGAGTCTAATTCTCGAAGGGGTCAACTGTGGAACCTTCATCCCATATGGGCCTAACAGCTTATATGTCAACTCCACCATATGTGCAATTGGCATCACAATAAATGCAGGGATTTTTATTCTTGGCCTGCAAACAACATTCATTCagggaaaacaaaaaagaaagaacttGAAGAATCATTATAATAGGCATTGAGGAGTATGGTGATTACATTTAAGGTCTGCTTAAAATGAAAGCATTACGAAAAGGAAGTACCTTTCATAACCAAGACCTTCTAGaataagtgaaacaaactcccAAAACTTGATAGGTTCCATATTGGTTATAAAATATGCCTGCACACGCAGTatctttttaggcttttagcTAGAAATGCCGTCTCCAAGTAGTTTAGCTTGACATCAAGCAGACATGCAAAGTAAGTTCCAAAAAAGCATGACCATCCCATGTTTTAGAGCAAATATAAGGTAAGAAAACGTGAAGGAATGACTCAGTAGAAAAGATAAATCTTATTCTTACATCTACAGTCAGATAATTTAATGAAACTTTGACAGTTTATTCCCCAAAAAGCTTGCACTTCCCGAAGCATGCAAGCCTCTCTTGTGAGCTTCAGAAAACGTATTGAACCAGTATCCAACAAATCTTTTTTATGGTAGTAAATAAATCAATGCAGTTGAGTAATTAAATCCTCTCTTTATTTCATCATCTATAATACTTAACAGCCCCTCACCCTCTCTTATATTCATCCCAGGTGTCAAAAAGCTTAATAATATATTGGTACCTGCCCCGCCGCTTTATCTGCAACTGTCCCTTCTGATGCAAGAGCTCGCTCTGCACATATATGCGCATGTGCCACATTTTCAACATATGTGAAATCATAAATGTTGTTGCCATCACCAATGATGTACTGTTCAATTGAGATAAAGAGGAGAAAACAATGAACATCAGATATCGTGAAAGAAGGTGTTAACTGATAATGGTGTAAGGGAGATGCAAGACTAAAGTAACAAGACCACCACTTACTTACCTTGGATTTCCCTGCCCTGGCAGCAACTACCAAAGACGGAACGAGCAACCTATCACCAGGTCCAAAAATGCTGCTAGGGCGAATGCAACATGTAAGAAGCCCCTTAACACCATTTGCCTTGATCACCAATTCTTCTCCCTGAGCTTTCGTCGCCGAATAGAAATCATTGTGCTGAAACAAGTTACAAAACACAACCCGTACTCAAAATCGTAGTGAAACATTGTGTTTCTTACATCACTGGAAATTCATTAACAAATACTAGTACCTTAGGTGGATATGGCAACGACTCATCCCCGTCAACAATCCCATGAATCCCATCGAAAACAACACTCGGGGAGCTAGTATAGATTAGTCTCTTTACTTTCAGCTCAGTACAAGCATCAATCACGTTCTGTGTTCCTGAACAAGATCAAAGCATAGCttgaataaaactaaaaatttgcataaaaccccaaaaacaCACTCCAAGTATCGATCAAATCAATTGACTAAACCCGAATTAGGAAAGTATTTATTGGCCTAAACCACATTTGCAAACAACAAGAAGTAAAATTCACCATTGTGATTGTGTACCTTCTACATTGACCGAGTGGTGGAGCTTGTAATTGTTGATGGACGAATTGGGAGCCGCCATGTGAAACACAACCTCCGCACCTTGAAACGCTGCAGATTGAAAGCAAAACGCACAAAATCATATCACGCTAAAACAAATCAGCCACCATTGATGCAATTTCAAGATTTGGACGAGAAAGAAAGCTGACCTTGAAGAACTTGGCTCTTGCTGCGAAGGTCGAGGGACACGTACTGGGCGCGGCCGGAGCTCAGAGCTTCGGCAAGAATGCCGTTCTCCTCGGAAGGTTCTAGATCGACGGTGGAGCCCAGGTCGGCGATTCGGACCCGGAACACGTCGTATCGGATCAGCATCTGGACCAAGTGGCGCGCCGCGAAGCCTCGGCCTCCGGTGACCACGCACCATTTTTCGTCACCGGGCATTGTAAGAAGACGACGGTGATCGGTGGAGGTGAAGGTAATGAGGAtcggagtgagagagagagagagagagagagagagagagagatagggaaGTGTAGTGTGTGAGAGAGTCAGCAAACAGACGAAGAAGGTGACAGAAATTTACGGAGGAAAACCAGAGGAATCTAGTTGACGGTTAGACCTGCCCTTCGGCCCAAAATAAACTTGCGCTTTATTTCGGCTTGGGCCAAAATTGAATTGGGCTTTGGTATTAGGCCCAATTATAGCTTTTGACCCAAAAATGAAACACTGTTTTAGTTCGTGTAATTTTCTCCCGCTTTTATCCTTGTATTTGCATTGCATTGAATTTAGTCCCTTTAGTTTACAAATTATTTCAATTCGAGAATGTCAACTTTTGTTATTTTCTTGTAGAGAATGGTAATGTTTGTGACACTTGAAACGGTATTTTGATGCATTTCGTACGAGAAACTAACAGAAGTTGATGAATGTCTTCATATGTTGGCAAAATTGTATGAGTATCTTTGGTTCATGTCGTTTGGAAGCATTTTTAAATGATTCAAAgtacttttgatgaaaataactTTGAAgctaatctttagtaaaaatccaagtggattctgaaaaagcacttgaaatgctttctgcaagaagcacatatCTAATACTTCttccaaaaaacacttaaaaatatttttggatttcaaaaccaatttcaccaaaagtgtttcatttctttttacacttctaaacaagcatgtattttttttttttttttgtgaagtttTAATTTCATTTCCTTATTGTACTTATTCTCCTCTAAGAAATTGTGGCTAGTATGAGTGGCTGGATGAAGAGGGTTCTATCTATCGAAGTTATATTCTCTCTAATTAGTTTGAGTACTCTGATGACTTGACCCTGATGAGTAGTTGCTTTTCTAATCTTCTGATGCCTTTCCTTCTCTGCTACAGTATTACATTACCTTGGATGAAACTTTTGACCATATCAAACATTATAGGATAGTGATTTTCACGCTCCTGTTTCTCTTTTGCACTCATTCCCTTGTCTATTATTTCACCCTTAACATCTAAAGGGtaaaacaaaaagggagaagTGTAAGCGGAAGTGCGGGGTGCGGAAGTCACTCCCGAACATCGTGTGGTAAAGTTATAAGCATTTTCCCAGTAGAATCATGGTGTGGTTTTAGTAACCCTACCGTAAGATTTTTTTGTtgccaaagactcaaaacacattGTAGGCTTGCAGCTATTGCATGTGAATTTAGCCTTTTCAAGTAAAACATGAATTGTTATCCAAAGAAAGGTAAAACATGAAATCCTCTTTGTAACTCACACTCTAAAGCCCATGAATCTACCACTCTGAACCGTTCAAGAAAGATATTTGGATgtttgagagagagattgtGTCAAGTGGCCGGCTAGTGAAATAGGTTAATGAAGACCGTAAAACTTAAATTGACTGGTTTAGATTGCTAGTCTGCGGGCTCTGTAGTGTGAGATTCGGAGGGGATTTGAATCTCTATTTTTCTAATGTGGTGATGACTTACTTATACGTTACAATCACGTGACTATCTAGCAAAAGTACGTGACTAATTAGTGGATGTGTTGCCTTGCACTGCATGTATGAGGTGTCGTACAGCGAGCATGGAACAGTGCAATTGGATGGCAATGGTTCGATTTGGGGATGAAAATGCTATATCCATCCCTATAACCACGAAAATTAACTATATCCATAACTGCAAATTAACCATCCaggattatccataaccatatacACCGAGTAACAAATTTTCAATTGGTtatcggttatatccatcttcgtcaaaaaacaaaagaaaaatgatattatccAATTGACGcattataaattttagtagatACTATTTCCGTAATTAAATAGcaacatccaattacaaaaaactaacaatatatttgaagttgttaatgataacatgcaccaatttcttgacaatgagactcttgaagagagatgaatctgataaacttgtaatatttgataattgatatataaaatgattcaataaattaatttggttgagtataacgataagagtattgaattgatgaggttgttggtatgccctatgcatgatgtttggtgcataataaaga encodes the following:
- the LOC137718126 gene encoding 3beta-hydroxysteroid-dehydrogenase/decarboxylase, translated to MPGDEKWCVVTGGRGFAARHLVQMLIRYDVFRVRIADLGSTVDLEPSEENGILAEALSSGRAQYVSLDLRSKSQVLQAFQGAEVVFHMAAPNSSINNYKLHHSVNVEGTQNVIDACTELKVKRLIYTSSPSVVFDGIHGIVDGDESLPYPPKHNDFYSATKAQGEELVIKANGVKGLLTCCIRPSSIFGPGDRLLVPSLVVAARAGKSKYIIGDGNNIYDFTYVENVAHAHICAERALASEGTVADKAAGQAYFITNMEPIKFWEFVSLILEGLGYERPRIKIPAFIVMPIAHMVELTYKLLGPYGMKVPQLTPSRIRLLSCTRSFKCSKAQDRIGYTPIVSLQEGLKRTIEAYPHLRAEHLQKRGGPSKASIYLGSGRVADTLLWKDKKQTFKALFVLIAIYYNFVVPGSTIITMLSKVLLVASVFVFIHAVLPEKILGYKIEKLQSSHFHLSEETSQQIAKSVASSWNASVKTLKSLGKGNDGILFLKVTLTLLVLSFLGAFSLQNLYVIGVPTAFIVFYVYEKEEQKIDDMVLEALSRGCKLKSDIVKKFYTSKKIE